CGACAAGCTGGATAACTCGGACTGCACGAAAAACTCCAATGCCGGCCTGGGTACGCAAAGTAACTTCAAAGGCTGGGATTTCACCAGCACATGGGTGATGAAGTCGATGCCTGAGCTTCAAGAAAATAGGGAGACGAATCAGTAATTAACAGAAAGACTAATAGTATGAAAGACTGTATCACGAAGAATATGATCCGGGAAGAAGCCAACCGTTGCTGGATGTGTCATGCTCCGGTTTGCTCTGCTGCCTGCAAAAGCAAAATGCAACCGGCACGCATGCTCCGCTCCCTTCGTCTGGAGAATGAAGCCGGTGCCACCCGTCATGCCCGGCAGATGGAGGGCTGCCTGACTTGCACGGCCCGTGCCTGCGAAAAAGCCTGCCTGCGCGGACGTAACGGGCAAGCGGTGAAGATACACGATATATTCAGTTACCTGTATAAACAGGGAGAGAGTTCATCCGAACAAAAAGCGACCGACTCTCTTCCTACCGGAAAACACTCTCTGCCCGATCTGTCTCTCGACTTCTGCGGTATCCGCTGTGAGAATCCGTTTATTCTCGCCTCCTCCCCAATAGCACACAACTACGAAATGTGTGCCCGTGCGCTCGATGCAGGCTGGAGCGGTATCTGTTTCAAAACCATATCCTATTATCCGGTGGAAGAAGTTTCACCACGCTTCGACCAGGTGCAACAGGGAGGAGTCCCTTTTATCGGCTTCAAAAATATGGAACAACTGTCGGAAGCACCAATCCGCACAAACTTCGACATACTCTATCGTTTAAAGCAGCACTATCCCGACAAACTGATCATCTCATCCATCATGGGACGGACGGAAGAAGAATGGACTCACCTGGCTCATTTCTCCACATTGGCCGGAGCGGATATCATAGAGTGTAACTTTTCCTGTCCTCAAATGACCAGCGAAGGGATGGGATGCGACGTGGGGCAAAACCCGTCGCTGGTACGCAGCTTCACAGCCGCCGCCTGTCGGGGAACAGATTTACCCGTGATCGCCAAAATGACACCCAATCTGACTCATATCGTACCGGTAGCCCGGGCCGCCTGCGAAGGTGGAGCAACCGGTATTGCCGCGATTAACACGATCAAAAGTATTACCCGTATCGATGAAGAGGCGATGACCGCCTTACCCGTTATCAATGGAAAAAGCAGTGTGTCGGGTTATTCAGGAAAAGCAATACGCCCTATCGCCCTCCGCTTTATACACGAACTTGCGTCCGACCCAATTATCGGACAAGCACCTTTAAGCGGGATCGGAGGAATCGAAACATGGCGCGATGCGCTCGATTTTCTGTTACTGGGCTGCACGAACCTTCAAATATGTACTTCGGTCATGCAATACGGCTATCGTATCATAGACGACCTGCGTGAAGGATTGCAACTCTACATGCAACGGAAAGGCTATACCAACCTGTCACAACTGATCGGGCTGGCGGTATCGAACATCGTACCACCCGAATCGCTCGACCGCACGACAATCTGCCGTCCCGTGATCGACCGGGAACTTTGCATTGGTTGCGGCCGATGCTACATTTCCTGCCAGGACGGAGGACACCAGGCGATCGTTTTTCCTCCCTCCCGCCGTCCGGCTATCGATGAAGCACAATGTGTAGGTTGTTTATTATGTAGCTTGGTCTGCCCTACAGGAGCCATCCGACAGGGAGAGCGAATAGGGAAAGTTCATTCATAACAGTTACATTCTCTTCCCGAAATAGGTATAAATCCGTCACGAGTCGCTATCTTTGTCCGGTCAAACAATAACGCGACAATTATGAGACATTTCACTTGTGTACAGGATTTAGGCGACCTGAAGCAGGCGCTTAACGAAGCTTTCGAGATCAAGAAAGACCGCTTTCAGTTCACAGAACTTGGCAAGAACAAGACGCTGTTAATGATATTCTTCAACTCCAGTCTGCGTACGCGCCTCTCTACCCAGAAGGCTGCGATGAACCTGGGGATGAACACGATGGTTCTCGACGTGAACCAGGGAGCATGGAAACTGGAAACCGAACGCGGCGTCATCATGGATGGAGACAAACCGGAACACCTGCTGGAAGCTATTCCGGTCATGGGTTGCTACTGCGACATCATCGGTGTACGTTCTTTCGCCCGCTTCGAAAACAAGGAAGACGATTACAACGAAAAGATCATCTCTGAATTTATCAAGTATTCCGGTCGTCCGGTATTCAGTATGGAAGCGGCTACCCGCCATCCGCTACAAAGTTTCGCCGACCTGATCACAATCGAGGAATATAAGAAAACAGCCCGTCCAAAGGTGGTTATGACCTGGGCCCCGCATCCAAAATCTCTTCCGCAGGCAGTTCCCAACAGTTTTGCCGAATGGATGAATGCCACGGATTATGAATTTGTGATTACTCATCCGGAGGGCTATGAACTGGATCCTAAATTCGTAGGTAATGCCCGTGTGGAATACGATCAGAAGAAAGCCTTCGAAGGTGCAGACTTTATCTATGCCAAAAACTGGGCCGCTTATACCGATCCGAACTACGGCCAGGTATTAAGCAAAGATCGCGCCTGGACTGTCGATACGGAAAAGATGGCGTTAACCAACAATGCTTATTTCATGCACTGTCTGCCGGTTCGCCGTAACATGATCGTTACCGACGACGTGATCGAAAGCCCGCAAAGCATCGTGATCCCGGAAGCCGCCAATCGTGAAATTTCGGCACAGACGGTACTGAAAAAGATATTGATGGGATTATAATATCTATGGTTCTACCAGACTCATTTTCAATATCAACTATCATACCATCATAAACCGACACAAACATCACTTATACAACATGTTAGACTATGACAGTTACTATTTTGAACCATCATTAATCTATCATAGAACTATCATAACCTGCGATAAAAACAGGAAATATACTGCCTTTTTTCACTAAGTATATTACTAAAACTCAAGAAGATAAGGAATAAAGATGTTTACCACCCGGGTCTCGAAGACCTCGACACCCGGGTGTGAGTATCGTCGGGACCCGGGTATAAAACCGATCAATACGGGCATGTCGGCAACAAAAAGTAAGCATTCCCACGAAGTTAAGTCATAGTTTTCTGAAAAAAAGGTAGGCAGGAAACGATTAAATTGAGCGATACCTATCGGTTACAGCCCCTTTTTAACGGATAAAGCAGTTCTATTTTCGTTCAAAAAAGAGGTAAATGAGGGTTTATGATAGTTCTATGATAGATGAATGATAGTTCAAAACGTCAACTATCATAGCCATACACATTGATATACATGCTATACGAGCGAATAATGATAGTATGATAGTATATTTTAAATTATTTCAATAGGATAAGAAACACTCAAAGTAAGAGCTACTACCGAACTTCCATAAACCTCTTTATTATGACGCCTTACCTTCAAACTTATCTGTTTATGAATTGTTTTATAATAAAAAGAATTCATAAACAATAACATCATGGGCTTCAACATTACAAAAACAGATAAGAAACGGGTTGTTATTATTGGTGGTGGTTTTGGGGGATTAAAGCTGGCCAATAAACTGAAAGGAAGCAACTTCCAGGTAGTCTTGATAGACAAGAACAATTTCCATCAGTTCCCGCCCTTATTGTATCAGGTAGCATCATCCGGTCTGGAGCCGGGATCAATCATATTTCCTTTCCGAAAGATATTCCAGAAACAGAAAGACTTCTACTTCCGAATGGCAGAAGTGAAAGCCGTTATCGTCGAACGGAACCTGATCGAGACATCGATCGGTGAACTGAGCTACGACTATCTGGTGATAGCCTCCGGTACCATCACAAACTTCTTCGGTAACAAGACTATTGAAGAAAAAGCATTGCCGATGAAAACGATCCAGGAAGCTCTCGAACTAAGGAATACCCTGCTTTCCAACTTTGAAAAGGCTACAATCTCTACCGATCCGGAAGAAAAACAAGCACTGATGAATGTGGTTATCGTTGGTGGTGGAGCCACTGGCGTAGAGGTATCCGGAGTACTGGCTGAAATGAAAAGATTCGTTATGCCGAAGGATTATCCGGACCTGAAACAGTCGGATATGAATATCTATTTGATAGAAGGTTCTCCCAGGTTACTCGGAGTAATGTCTACCGAAGCATCCGAGAACGCAGAGAAATTCCTGAAAGAGATGGGCGTAAATATCATACTGAATAAACGGGTAACAGACTATCAGGATGGAAAAGTCATACTGGACGACAATTCCACTATCACAACCAAAACCCTCGTTTGGGTCAGTGGTGTAACCGCCACACATTTTGATCATATCGATAAAGAAGCATTGAACCGGGGTGGCCGGATCACAGTCAATGAATTTAACCAGATGCCAGGGATGACAAACGTATTTGCTATCGGCGATGTTTGTTTCCAGACAGAAGAAGAATACCCGAACGGTCATCCGCAAGTAGCCCAAGTAGCTATCCAGCAGGGAAATCTGCTTGCAGATAACCTCAAACGCCTGGAATCGGGGAAGACATTGAAAGCCTTCCATTACATAAATCTCGGAACACTGGCAACCGTAGGACGCAACAAAGCTGTCGCCGATCTAAAAAAGCTGAAGTTACAAGGGTTTATTGCCTGGATGGTGTGGATGCTGGTTCATTTACGTTCTATCCTGGGGATCAAGAATAAGCTGATGGTACTGATAGAATGGGTATGGAGCTACTTTACTTACGATCAGTCTATTCGTTTGATACTTTATATACCCAAAAAGAAAAAGGATACGATATAAAATGAGGACAAGAAAGTATGTCAAAAGACGATATTTACCAGACGCAGATCTCGCAGACGATAAATATCGTCTTTTGACACATCTTCGATTATAAACTATAGGTAAGCGTTAACCACGTAACCCGGGCATCCCGATTACGGATTTGCTCCATATGCATTTTGCTCGTATCGATAATCGTTGTCTCCTCCAAACCGTCGAAGATATTATTGATACTTAAGTTAGCACGCAATTTACGATTCATAAAATACTGTGAGAGTCCGGCATTCACACTGCTATGGCTCTTTATTTTTCCCTGCGGTGTCAACTGGTCCGAAATAAAGAAACCATCCAACTGAAACTCGGTGGTCGGTGTTATGGCAATGCTTACACTCCCCTTCCAATCCGTGCAAACCATCGATTTCTTTTCATCATAGCCGACCGTACGCCCGTCGATCTCATCTTTATAGACATTTCCGGAAAAGCCGATATTCAGTATACGGATAGGATTCCAGTTGCCGGACAGTTCAAAACCGAATGACTGGCTGTGTCCGATATTCTCTTTCTGCCAGACAGACTCATCATTCACCACTTCCATGATCCGGTTTGACTTATTCCGGTAATAAATAGCCGGAGAGAAACGGAAACGATCCGCCACCAATAAATAAGACAACTCCAAAGAATGAATGAACTCATCTTTCAGGTCAGGATTTCCCTGTGTCAAATGCGTCGGGTCGCCATACTGAATGAAAGGATTCAGATCCGCTCCGTAAGGACGGATCACCCGTTGCAGATAACTCAACGACAGGCTACCGGATTT
This is a stretch of genomic DNA from Parabacteroides chongii. It encodes these proteins:
- the preA gene encoding NAD-dependent dihydropyrimidine dehydrogenase subunit PreA produces the protein MKDCITKNMIREEANRCWMCHAPVCSAACKSKMQPARMLRSLRLENEAGATRHARQMEGCLTCTARACEKACLRGRNGQAVKIHDIFSYLYKQGESSSEQKATDSLPTGKHSLPDLSLDFCGIRCENPFILASSPIAHNYEMCARALDAGWSGICFKTISYYPVEEVSPRFDQVQQGGVPFIGFKNMEQLSEAPIRTNFDILYRLKQHYPDKLIISSIMGRTEEEWTHLAHFSTLAGADIIECNFSCPQMTSEGMGCDVGQNPSLVRSFTAAACRGTDLPVIAKMTPNLTHIVPVARAACEGGATGIAAINTIKSITRIDEEAMTALPVINGKSSVSGYSGKAIRPIALRFIHELASDPIIGQAPLSGIGGIETWRDALDFLLLGCTNLQICTSVMQYGYRIIDDLREGLQLYMQRKGYTNLSQLIGLAVSNIVPPESLDRTTICRPVIDRELCIGCGRCYISCQDGGHQAIVFPPSRRPAIDEAQCVGCLLCSLVCPTGAIRQGERIGKVHS
- a CDS encoding N-acetylornithine carbamoyltransferase encodes the protein MRHFTCVQDLGDLKQALNEAFEIKKDRFQFTELGKNKTLLMIFFNSSLRTRLSTQKAAMNLGMNTMVLDVNQGAWKLETERGVIMDGDKPEHLLEAIPVMGCYCDIIGVRSFARFENKEDDYNEKIISEFIKYSGRPVFSMEAATRHPLQSFADLITIEEYKKTARPKVVMTWAPHPKSLPQAVPNSFAEWMNATDYEFVITHPEGYELDPKFVGNARVEYDQKKAFEGADFIYAKNWAAYTDPNYGQVLSKDRAWTVDTEKMALTNNAYFMHCLPVRRNMIVTDDVIESPQSIVIPEAANREISAQTVLKKILMGL
- a CDS encoding NAD(P)/FAD-dependent oxidoreductase; translated protein: MGFNITKTDKKRVVIIGGGFGGLKLANKLKGSNFQVVLIDKNNFHQFPPLLYQVASSGLEPGSIIFPFRKIFQKQKDFYFRMAEVKAVIVERNLIETSIGELSYDYLVIASGTITNFFGNKTIEEKALPMKTIQEALELRNTLLSNFEKATISTDPEEKQALMNVVIVGGGATGVEVSGVLAEMKRFVMPKDYPDLKQSDMNIYLIEGSPRLLGVMSTEASENAEKFLKEMGVNIILNKRVTDYQDGKVILDDNSTITTKTLVWVSGVTATHFDHIDKEALNRGGRITVNEFNQMPGMTNVFAIGDVCFQTEEEYPNGHPQVAQVAIQQGNLLADNLKRLESGKTLKAFHYINLGTLATVGRNKAVADLKKLKLQGFIAWMVWMLVHLRSILGIKNKLMVLIEWVWSYFTYDQSIRLILYIPKKKKDTI